A genomic stretch from Armatimonadota bacterium includes:
- a CDS encoding sodium/solute symporter (Members of the Solute:Sodium Symporter (SSS), TC 2.A.21 as described in tcdb.org, catalyze solute:Na+ symport. Known solutes for members of the family include sugars, amino acids, nucleosides, inositols, vitamins, urea or anions, depending on the system.), with product MFNLIGFNSVDYIVFTLYILASVAIGVWFVKEQKSIKDYFLAGQSMNWFMVSISVIAALFSGISYLGAPTEVFNHDMTYAVSLLTFFIATPIIALVFLPFFYNLNLYSAYEYLEKRFDISVRTWSSAMFIIRVICYLALAIYAPAMAIAEVTGLPLWFSIIAISVLTTIYTTLGGMKAVIWTDVMQFFVLFGGMFIVGWMAISRIPGGVQGAIEIANEGEKFNIFRDTSWSLTARFTLWGCLIGPFFSNLVQMGTDQISVQRYLTAKSLPEAQKSLWFKLIVTVPIVVIFYLMGAVLYAFYQSHPESMPTNLRQPDRIMPYFVVNELPHGVPGLLIAAIFAATMSTVSSGLNALTTASMIDFYARFRKSDPDPDRMLVLSRWLTATFGLLAMTVAFQMEKLGTLVEATNKIMGLLGGPLLGVFLLGMLTKRATGIGTLLGALVGSAALIYVAFATKVDGLWFSAFGCVGTFILGYTFSLASRAPGIEKLQGLVYSRALLRPVEAPTAPTPTVDEDVEEIFETIPAPDHGMEELVGGAPVVPISEMHSEHPDPEASGGETAKSDVVAPAAPPAAPPAAPPLTPRKDVKAAAPPAMPPPGGSLGSARKGPKSKRWQSGDESEKK from the coding sequence ATGTTCAACCTCATCGGCTTCAACAGCGTGGATTACATCGTATTCACTCTCTACATCCTGGCGTCGGTCGCCATCGGTGTCTGGTTCGTCAAGGAGCAGAAGTCCATCAAGGACTATTTCCTTGCGGGCCAGAGCATGAATTGGTTCATGGTGTCCATCTCGGTGATCGCCGCGCTGTTCAGTGGCATCAGCTACCTCGGCGCGCCCACCGAGGTTTTCAACCATGACATGACCTACGCCGTGTCACTCCTCACCTTCTTCATCGCTACGCCCATCATCGCCCTGGTTTTCCTGCCGTTCTTCTACAACCTGAACCTCTACAGCGCCTACGAGTACCTGGAGAAACGATTTGACATCAGCGTCCGCACCTGGTCCTCGGCCATGTTCATTATTCGCGTCATCTGCTACCTGGCTTTGGCCATCTATGCGCCTGCAATGGCGATCGCTGAAGTCACCGGGTTGCCGCTGTGGTTCTCCATCATCGCGATCTCTGTCCTGACCACCATTTACACCACTCTTGGCGGCATGAAGGCGGTCATCTGGACCGACGTCATGCAGTTCTTCGTGCTGTTCGGCGGGATGTTCATCGTGGGCTGGATGGCCATATCGCGCATTCCCGGAGGTGTTCAGGGAGCGATCGAGATTGCCAATGAGGGCGAGAAGTTCAATATCTTCCGGGATACATCCTGGAGCCTGACCGCGCGCTTCACTCTCTGGGGCTGTCTCATCGGACCTTTCTTCTCAAACCTGGTGCAGATGGGCACTGATCAGATCTCAGTTCAGCGGTACCTGACCGCGAAGAGCCTGCCGGAAGCGCAGAAGTCTCTCTGGTTCAAGCTCATCGTCACCGTCCCCATCGTGGTGATCTTCTATCTGATGGGCGCGGTGCTGTACGCATTCTATCAGAGCCACCCGGAGAGCATGCCCACCAACCTGAGGCAGCCCGACCGGATCATGCCCTATTTCGTGGTCAACGAACTGCCCCACGGGGTACCCGGCCTGCTCATCGCCGCCATCTTCGCAGCCACCATGTCCACGGTCTCCTCGGGGCTCAACGCGCTGACCACGGCGAGCATGATTGATTTCTATGCCCGCTTCCGGAAGTCTGACCCCGACCCTGATCGGATGCTCGTGCTTTCCCGCTGGCTCACAGCGACTTTCGGCCTGCTGGCGATGACCGTTGCCTTCCAGATGGAGAAACTGGGAACCCTGGTCGAAGCAACCAACAAGATCATGGGGCTGCTGGGCGGTCCGCTGCTGGGGGTTTTCCTGCTGGGGATGCTCACGAAGCGCGCAACTGGCATCGGGACGCTCCTCGGCGCTCTGGTGGGCTCGGCAGCCTTGATCTACGTGGCCTTCGCCACCAAGGTAGACGGCCTGTGGTTCTCGGCATTCGGCTGTGTAGGCACCTTCATCCTCGGCTACACTTTCAGCCTCGCGAGCCGCGCGCCGGGGATCGAAAAGCTTCAGGGGCTCGTGTACAGCCGCGCTCTGCTGCGACCGGTGGAAGCCCCCACCGCGCCAACGCCGACTGTTGACGAAGACGTCGAAGAGATATTCGAGACCATCCCGGCCCCTGACCACGGTATGGAGGAGCTGGTCGGAGGCGCTCCAGTTGTGCCGATCTCCGAGATGCACTCTGAGCATCCCGACCCCGAAGCCTCCGGGGGAGAGACGGCGAAGTCCGACGTGGTTGCCCCGGCTGCGCCGCCTGCAGCCCCGCCGGCCGCGCCACCTCTGACACCCCGCAAGGACGTCAAGGCAGCTGCGCCGCCTGCCATGCCACCCCCGGGGGGAAGCCTGGGCAGCGCCCGCAAGGGCCCAAAATCCAAGAGGTGGCAGTCCGGCGACGAGTCTGAGAAGAAGTGA